The following DNA comes from Candidatus Hydrogenedens sp..
CAACAATAGATTATATTGGTGTATATAATTCATCCCCTCGTGATTTGAAAATTTCCAAAAAAATAAATAATTATTAACTTTATTTTTATGATATATAAATTGGCAAAAAGGTATAAATATGTCATTGCCAGATATTTTAAAGAAGATTGTAAAAAATGAAGATTTATCCCGCGAAGACTATTACCAGGCTCTTTCAGAGATAATGGAAGGAAATGTTTCAGAAATCTTAACCAGTTCCTTTTTAACGGCATTATCTCTTCGTCCTTATAAAGGCGATGAATTGGCAGGTCTTTCATCAGCAATGCGAAAATTTGCTTTACCCATAAGTATAGATAAACATCCGATTATAGATACATGCGGAACGGGTGGCGACCGAAAAGGAACTTTCAATATTTCTACTACAACAGCGTTAGTTTGTGCGGGTGCGGGTATCTATGTGGCAAAGCATGGAAATCGAAGTGCTACCAGTTCTTGTGGAAGTGCAGATGTTTTAGAATATCTTGGAGTTGTTATTGATCTTCCCCCGGATAGAGTGGCAAAGTGTATTGAAGAAGTGAGTATTGGTTTTTTATTTGCTCGAAAATTTCATCCTGCTATGAAGAATGTTGCAAAAATCCGTTCGGAATTGCCTTTCCCAACAGTATTTAATCTATTAGGTCCATTATCAAATCCTGTATCTTTAGATGGACAGATAATAGGAGTTTTTGCCAAAGAATTATTAGAACCGATTGCAAAAGCATTGCAAAAGTCAGGAATTAAAAAAGGTTTTGTTGTTTGGGGGAATGATGGCGTTGATGAATTAAGTATTTCTGATAGAACAGATGTTGTAGAGATATCAGGAGATAGTATCAAACATTATCAGGTTTTTCCCGAAGATTTTGGTTTGTCAAGACATCCTATTGAAAATATTAAAGGAGGGACATTAGAAAAA
Coding sequences within:
- the trpD gene encoding anthranilate phosphoribosyltransferase, whose protein sequence is MSLPDILKKIVKNEDLSREDYYQALSEIMEGNVSEILTSSFLTALSLRPYKGDELAGLSSAMRKFALPISIDKHPIIDTCGTGGDRKGTFNISTTTALVCAGAGIYVAKHGNRSATSSCGSADVLEYLGVVIDLPPDRVAKCIEEVSIGFLFARKFHPAMKNVAKIRSELPFPTVFNLLGPLSNPVSLDGQIIGVFAKELLEPIAKALQKSGIKKGFVVWGNDGVDELSISDRTDVVEISGDSIKHYQVFPEDFGLSRHPIENIKGGTLEKNAEIVRSVLTGEKTPYRDAVLLNAIFGILVSGKTSDWKDAIHIAEESIDSRKAMDRLENLIKYSRQFAKEVL